Proteins encoded by one window of Myxocyprinus asiaticus isolate MX2 ecotype Aquarium Trade chromosome 35, UBuf_Myxa_2, whole genome shotgun sequence:
- the LOC127425988 gene encoding VIP peptides-like, with the protein MMERSALLTLCCLFLLATSCPICPSLRFGQRAAAILMTSSIDDPVQLQADTSSHTTDAEFGFRSGRHADAIFTNSYRKVLGQISARKFLQTVMGKRTGPETQNSVKRQPSIYGDTYKQDMFVIQREQSYRKPQTVKKTTASSQ; encoded by the exons ATGATGGAGAGATCTGCCCTTCTGACACTCTGCTGCCTGTTCCTGCTGGCAACATCCTGCCCAATCTGTCCATCACTGAG GTTTGGTCAGAGAGCGGCTGCAATACTGATGACCTCCTCCATTGATGATCCAGTACAGCTGCAGGCAGACACTTCCTCTCACACAACAGATGCTGAGTTTGG TTTTAGGTCTGGAAGACATGCTGATGCCATCTTTACCAACAGCTACAGAAAAGTTCTTGGTCAAATATCTGCCAGAAAATTCCTTCAGACTGTTATGGGCAAAAGAACTGG ACCAGAAACTCAAAACTCCGTAAAACGCCAGCCCAGCATTTATGGAGACACTTACAAGCAAGATATGTTTGTAATTCAGAGGGAACAAAGTTACAGAAAGCCACAAACTGTTAAAAAAACCACTGCAAGTTCTCAGTAG